GATGTTGTCCATCCCGAGGAAGCCGCCCTCGAAGACGTTGGACCCGTCGGCGTCCTTGCGGTTGACCCACCAGGAGAAGTTCAGCAGCAGCTTGGTGAACACCCGGATGAGGAACTCGCGGTCGCGGTAGCCGTCGATCCGGTAGACGTGCCAGGCGGCCCAGGCGTGCACCGGCGGGTTGACGTCGCCGAAGGCCCACTCGTAGGCCGGCAGCTGGCCGTTGGGGTGCATCGCCCACTCGCGGCACATCAGCACGAGCTGTTCCTTGGCGAAGTCGGGGTCGACGTGGGCCAGCGGGATGGTGTGGAAGGCGGTGTCCCAGGCGGCGAACCAGGGGTACTCCCACTCGTCGGGCATGGAGATGACGTCGGCCAACGCGACGTGCCGCCACGTGGTGTTGCGCCGTCCCTTCTTCGACCGGTCGGCCGGGGCGGGGACGTCGGGGTCGCCGTCGAGCCACTGGCTGACGTCGAAGCGGTACAGCTGCTTGGTCCACAGCAGGCCGGCGTAGGCGCGGCGGGCCACGTGCCGGTCGTCGGCGGACAGGCCGGGGTGGATGACGGTGTCGTAGAAGTCGTCGGCCTCGGCCTTGCGCTGGGTGAAGACCTGGTCGAACTCCGGCCCGAACATGCCGTCGACCGGCTCGGCCTGGGTCAGCCGGAGCTTGACGGTGACGGTCTCGCCCGGCTGGACGGCGTCCCACTGGTACCAGAACGCGGCCTTCGTGCCGGAGTCGGCGGGGTTGATCGCGGACTTGTCGCCGTGGACGACCCGGCGGTTGATCCCGTCCTTGGGGTACTTCGAGGCGTTGCGGCGGTCGCCGAACAGCCGGACGGAGTCGGTCTCGTTGTCGCAGCACAGCACCTGCGGGTCGCCCTCGGCGGCGAGCACGTAGCGGCCGAGGAACCCGTGCTCGGCCTCGACGGCCTCCAGCCCGGACGCCGTCAGCGTGGGGGCGAGCAGCTGGGTGAGGTGGCCCTGGCGCTTGTCCCCGCCCCAGGACCAGGTGTTGCGGAACCAGACCTGCGGCAGCAGGTGCAGCGGGGCGGCGTCCGGCCCGTGGTTGGTGGCGCTGACGGTGATGCAGACGTCGTCCGGTGAGGCCTTGGCGTAGCTGACCTGGACGTCGAAGAACCGGTCCTCGTCGAGCACGCCGGTGTCGGACAGCTCGTACTCCCGCTCCATGCGCGAGCGCTTGCGGTTCTCCTCGCGGAGCTTCGCGTAGGGGTACTCGGCCTGCGGGTAGCGGTAGAGCCACTGCACCCAGGAGTGCGTGGGGGTGCCGTCGACGGCCCACCAGTGCTCCTTGGCGTCCTCGCCGTGGTTGCCCTCGTCGTTGGTCAGCCCGAACAGCCGCTCCTTGAGGATCGGGTCCTTGCCGTTCCACAGCGCGACGGAGAAGTTGAGGAACCCGTAGCGGTCGCAGAACCCGCCCAGCC
This sequence is a window from Geodermatophilaceae bacterium NBWT11. Protein-coding genes within it:
- a CDS encoding glucosidase → MAPPPGPQDAVAPRSAEHARLAESADMNAPWRHWGPYLAGRQWGTVREDYSADGDAWAGFPFDHAVARAYRWGEDGLGGFCDRYGFLNFSVALWNGKDPILKERLFGLTNDEGNHGEDAKEHWWAVDGTPTHSWVQWLYRYPQAEYPYAKLREENRKRSRMEREYELSDTGVLDEDRFFDVQVSYAKASPDDVCITVSATNHGPDAAPLHLLPQVWFRNTWSWGGDKRQGHLTQLLAPTLTASGLEAVEAEHGFLGRYVLAAEGDPQVLCCDNETDSVRLFGDRRNASKYPKDGINRRVVHGDKSAINPADSGTKAAFWYQWDAVQPGETVTVKLRLTQAEPVDGMFGPEFDQVFTQRKAEADDFYDTVIHPGLSADDRHVARRAYAGLLWTKQLYRFDVSQWLDGDPDVPAPADRSKKGRRNTTWRHVALADVISMPDEWEYPWFAAWDTAFHTIPLAHVDPDFAKEQLVLMCREWAMHPNGQLPAYEWAFGDVNPPVHAWAAWHVYRIDGYRDREFLIRVFTKLLLNFSWWVNRKDADGSNVFEGGFLGMDNIALFDRSAPLPPGYRLEQSDATSWMAFYCQQMFKIALELSRYDKAWDGTATKFLEHFLSIAEAMNAFGSHEVSLWDEEDGFFYDVLVAPDGTPQPMRVRSMVGLLPILGVTDVPHWITQEVPDVTERLRWLQRRRPELVTPLRSRSAPEGRKMLLSLVDKDRLERILTRMFDTEEFLSPFGIRSLSKSTGEVIAKVGGRDARIEYEPGESRTALFGGNSNWRGPVWFPVNVLLADKLRTLGRHYGDSFTIELPTGSGNHCTLVDAADLIDNGLTALFRPVDGKRPADGDRIESSDSPLWSVHPTFSEFFDGDTGEGLGATHQTGWTALVAHLLNPRLPPDPRWS